The proteins below are encoded in one region of Syntrophomonadaceae bacterium:
- a CDS encoding bifunctional 2-keto-4-hydroxyglutarate aldolase/2-keto-3-deoxy-6-phosphogluconate aldolase, with protein MLEKVQVLQRISQSGIVAVVRAETSQMALDIAEAVRLGGVEAIEITFTVPGAVEVLKDLAAKYKKGEILLGAGTVIDAPTARLALLAGAQFVVCPNLDPEVIRLCNKYGKVCVPGAVTVTEMVNAMELGADVVKLFPATSFGPKFIKDVRGPLPHVAILPTGGINLDNAGEWISAGAVAIGVGGELTAGAKKGDYALVTETAKKFVAKVASSR; from the coding sequence ATGTTGGAAAAGGTACAGGTGCTGCAGAGAATTTCGCAATCGGGTATTGTGGCGGTGGTCCGGGCTGAAACTTCCCAAATGGCTTTGGATATAGCTGAAGCGGTCCGGCTGGGCGGTGTGGAGGCCATTGAGATCACATTTACCGTGCCGGGAGCCGTGGAGGTGTTGAAAGACCTGGCTGCCAAATACAAAAAAGGAGAGATCCTCCTTGGCGCCGGGACTGTCATTGATGCTCCCACAGCGCGCCTGGCCCTGTTAGCGGGGGCCCAGTTTGTGGTTTGCCCAAACCTGGACCCGGAAGTGATCCGCCTTTGCAACAAGTACGGTAAAGTGTGCGTCCCTGGTGCTGTGACCGTTACTGAAATGGTTAACGCCATGGAACTGGGGGCCGATGTAGTGAAATTGTTCCCAGCCACCTCTTTTGGACCCAAATTTATTAAAGATGTGCGGGGTCCCCTGCCCCATGTGGCTATTCTGCCTACCGGCGGCATCAACCTGGACAATGCCGGCGAATGGATTTCCGCCGGCGCGGTCGCCATTGGCGTCGGCGGGGAACTTACCGCCGGAGCCAAGAAGGGTGACTATGCTCTGGTGACGGAAACAGCTAAGAAATTCGTTGCCAAGGTAGCCAGCAGCAGGTAG